In Blattabacterium cuenoti, the genomic window CTCTAGCAGATATGGTTTCTTTTGGAATAGTTCCGTCTATAATAGTTTTTAGTTTATTGGAAAAAAAGTCTCCTATTCCATTTATTGAGTATCTTGCTTTCTTGATTTCTATTATTTCTGCATGTCGTTTGGCTAGATTTAACATAACACCTCATAAAAACTATATTAAGGGTCTAACAACTCCTATAAATGCTTTATTTTTTTCTTCTTTATCTATTATAATTACAGATCACCATGTTTTTTTTTTCAAAAAAAAAATGATATATATTATTACAATGCTTTTTATTATATTTCTTTCCTGTTATTTTTTACTATCCAAGATTCCAATGTTTTCTTTCAATTTTGAAGATTTTTCTTGGAAAAAAAATAAAATGCGTTATTTCTTTTTATTGATTAGTATATTTCTTTTATTAACTTTACATGTAGTGGCTTTACCATGCATTATTATTTTTTACATAATAATCTCAATCTGTTTTCATAGATTAAAAAAAAATTCATATTAAAAAACATGAAATTAAAACTTTATCGTCCTATTTGTTTTTTTGATATAGAAGCAACAGGAATCAACATCGGGAGAGATAGAATCATAGAAATATCCATATTAAAAATATTTCCGGATGGGGATCAAGAAGCTAAAACTTGGTTAATTTGTCCTGGAATTCCTATTCCTCCGCAATCAACAGCTATTCATGGTATTAAAGATGAAGATGTGAAAGGAAAACTTAAATTTAAAGATGTAGCTTTTTCTATTTTTAGAATGATTGAAAATACAGATCTAGCTGGATATAATTCTAATAGATTTGATATTCCAATTTTAGCCGAAGAAATGCTTCGTGCAGGAATGACCTTTGATATTAAAAAACATAAAACTATAGATATTCAAGTTATATTTCATAAAATGGAACCTAGAACCCTTTCTGCTGCTTATAAATATTATTGTAATAAAGAGCTTATAAAAGCCCATAGTTCTAAAGCTGATACATTTGCTACATACGAAATATTATTAGCACAACTAGAAAAATATGATAACTTAAAAAAAGATGTTAAAAGTCTCAATCAATTTTCTCATCAAAAAAATATAGCAGATCTTGCTGGATTTATAAAAATAGATGAAGAAGGAAATGAAATATTCAATTTTGGAAAATATAAAGGAGAGAAAGTTTTTGAAATTTTTGAAAAAGATCCTAATTACTATGGATGGATACAAAATTCAGATTTTCCCTTATATACAAAAAAAATATTTACAGGGATTAAATTAAAAAAATTTAATAAATAAATATCTATTCTTGAACAAGATCTTTTAATTTTTTTGATATAAAATCTGTAAGATTTTTTCCATCTAGTAAATTTTTAGATAGAAGTGTTAAATTTAAAGCTTCTTGTATGATTTTTTCCCTTTTTTCTTTTGATGTTTCTTCTAATATTTTTTTCATCAAAACATGGTTTGTATTTACTATCAATTGATAATATTTTTCTTTATTTTTTATATCTTTTCCTATAGAAGAATTCATTTCTTTTATTCTTCTTAAAAATTCTGGAATGATAATTAAAAAAGGATTATCTTTTATGGATAAATTTTCTAATTGTATGGAAAATTTAAAATTTTTGATTAAAAGATGCTGATCAAGAAGATTTTTTAAATCTTGTTTTTCTTTTTCAGAAAGTTCTGAATAAAGTTTATCCTCTTTTTTATAATTAATTAACTTATCAATATGATCTGAATCCACTCGAACAAAGCAAATATCTTGATAAGAAAATTCGAGTTTTTGTATTAAATGAACTGAAAGTGGACTGTCAAAAATCAAAACTTGATAAGATCTATCTTTTGCCTCTTTGATATAACTATATTGTTTATCTTTATCTGATGAATAAAGAAAAACAATTTTTCCTTCTTTATTTTTTTGGGTTTCTTTTATTTTTTCTTTAAACTCTTTCAGAGTAAAAAAATTATTATCTATAGTATAAAAAACAAAAAATTTAATAGCTTTATCAAAGAAATTTTGCGCACTAATCATTCCATACTCTACTATAATTTTGATATCTTTCCATTTTTTTTGAAAATTATCTCTATTTTTTATAAACATAGAGTCTAATTTATCAGCTACTTTTCTTGTTATATATTTAGATATATTTTTAACAGATATATCAGATTGTAAATGAGAACGTGATACGTTAAGAGGAATATCTTTAGAGTCTATAACTCCTCTTAATAAGCTAAGAAAATCTGGAACAATACCCTCCAAATTATCCGTAATATAAACCTGGTTTTGATACAAATGAATTTTATCTTTTTGGATATCTATTCTTTTTTCTATTTTAGGAAAATATAAAATTCCTGTTAAATGAAAAGGATGATCTATATTGAGATGTACCCAAAATAAAGGATCTTCCAATTGATTTGGATATAACTCATGATAAAAATCTAAATAATTTTTATCGTTTAATTGAAGTGGATTTTTTTTCCAAGCAGGATCAATATTATTGATAACAATTTCTTTATCATCTTTATCTGATAAAGAAATTGTTATCGGCATAAATTTACAGTATTTTTGCAATAATTTTAAAATACGATCATGTTCTAAAAATTCTTTATTTTCTTCATTAAGAAACAAAACAATTTCTGTCCCTCTATCTTTTTTTTCAATTTCATTCATAATGAAATTTGGTGTCCCTTCGCATGACCAAAATATGGATGATTCGTCTTTTTTGTAAGATTGAGTTAATATAACAACTTTATTCGCTACCATAAAAGAAGAATAAAAACCTAAACCGAAATGTCCAATAATATTAGAATAATCCGTTAAATTTTTATATTTTTTAATAAATTCTTCAGCTCCAGAAAAAGCGATTTGATTAATATACTTATTTATTTCTTCTTTAGTCATCCCTACACCATTATCCCTAATATGAAGAGTATTATTTTTCTTATCTATGAAAACTTTTACTTTAAAATCATCAACGATATCATATAAATTTTCTAATTTGATTATAGTTTTCAATTTTATGACTGCATCTACAGCATTAGAAACTAATTCACGTAGAAAAACTTCTTGATCGGAATAAAGAAATTTTTTAATAATAGGAAAAATGTTATCTGAAGTAACACTAATTTTATTTTTATTCATGGATATTGAATTATAAAATTATTAGTAAAAAATAACAAAAATTATACCGTTATTTTTATATAGACACCATGTCAGGTTTATTCTTTTTCAATTCAAAAAAAACAATCAACAAATTTTTTACCATTAAATTCTTTTAGATCTTGTATATGCTCTCCTATTCCCAAATATTGTATAGGAATTTTAAATTGATCCATAATTCCTATAACCACTCCACCTTTAGCTGTTCCTTCTATTTTAGTTAAAATGATAGAAGAAATTTTAACAAAAGAAGTAAATTGTTTTACCTGTTCAAAAGCATTTTGACCAGTAGTAGCATCTAAAATAAGTATAATTTCATGAGGAGATTCAGGTATTATTTTTTTCATAACTCTACTTATTTTAGAAAGCTCTTCCATAAGATGCTTTCTATTTTGTAATCTTCCGGCAGTATCGATTAGTACCACATCTTTTTTCTTAAATTTTGCCGATTGTAAAGTATCATAGGCTACAGATGCTGGATCCGCATGCATATGTTGTTTTATTAAAGGAACTCCAGCTTTTTTGGACCATATTTCAAGCTGATCAATAGCAGCAGCTCTAAATGTATCTGCAGCTCCTATAACTACATGAAAACCTTTTTTCTTTAAAAAAAAAGCTAATTTTCCAATTGTGGTAGTTTTTCCAACTCCATTTACACCTACTATCAAGATTACATATGGTTTTTGGCTAATTTTGTATATCTTAGTTTCTAAATCTAAACATGTATTTTCAATATTTATAAAAAGAGCTTTAATTTCTTCTTTAAGAACATTATAAATATCTTGTGAATTTATATATTTTTCTTTTTGAATTCTTTCTTCTAAGTTTTTAATAATTTTTATAGTAGTTTGTGTTCCTATATCTGCAGATAATAATATTTCTTCTATATGATCAATAATATTGATATCTATCTCTGATTTTTTCAAAAACAGATTTTTTATTTTATAAAAGAAAGATTCTCTAGTTTTTTTTAATTCATGATTAAATACTTTACTTCTTTTTTTTTTAAGAAAAAACATTATAAATTATTACTTTTTATTAAAAAAAATCTTGATTTCTTCATCAGAAATTATTTTATTTTCAAAGGTATAACAACCTGATTTTTTAGATTTCACTATTTTAATAGCTAATGTCATTTTTTTTGAAGTCTTTTTTTTTTGATTATTTGTTTCCTTTTTAGACATTTATTATTAATTTTATTTAATTTCTTTATGAACCGTATATTTTCTTAATATTGAATTGTATTTTTTTAATTCGATTCTATTCGGAGTGTTTTTCTTATTTTTCGTTGTAATATATCTAGAACTGCCAGATTTACCTATTTTTCTTTGTTCAACACATTCTAGTATAACTTGTATTCTATTTCCTTTTTTTCCCATTTTAATATTTGTATTTAAAACGTTTTAAAACTTTTTCTATTCCTATTTTATTGATGAGCTTGATAATAGAAGTGCAAATTTTTAAAGTAATCCATTTTTTTTCTTTTATCAAAAAGAAACGTTTTTTACATAAATTAATATTAAAACGACGTTTATTTTTATTATTTGCATGAGAAACTCTATTTCCTATCATTGCTTTTTTACCTGTCAACTCACAAACTTTTGACATAATAATTTTTTTCGTTAAATTGTAAAAATGACTAATGACTTAAATATATAACATTTATATATATATATTATATTTTAAAATAAATAAAAGACATTTCATGTCAGGACATAGCAAATGGTCAAATATACAACATAGAAAATTGAATCAAGATTTCAAAAAATCTAAAAAATTTTCTAAAATTCTCAAAGAAATTTATATAGTTGTAAAAGAATCAGGAACTAACAATTCTCGTTTCAGAAATGTGATTCTAAATGCTAAATCAGTCAATATTCCTAAAAGTACCATAGAAAAAGCTATAAAAAAAGCTTTACAAATCAAAAAAAATGATTATAAAAATTTAAATTTAGAAGGATTAATTTACGGAATTAGTATAATTATAGAATGTATAACAAATAATAACATTCGAACAATATCTGACATAAGAACACTTTTTAATAAAAATGGAGGTAGATTATGTAATAATGGTGAACTAATTCATTTTTTTCATAGAAAGGGTGTTTTCTATATCAAAAAAAAAGATATTCATTATTCAATGGAAGATTTTGAACTTATGACAATAGATTTTGGAGCTCAAGATTTTACGATAGATCATAACATGATCTATTTATATACAGATTTTGAATATTTTGGATCTATGAAAAATAATTTGGAAAAATTAGAAATACTCTATAAGTATAAAGTATTACGTATTCCTAAACAGATAAAATATGTTTCAGAAGAAAAAAGAAATAAAGTTTTAGATTTAATGAAAAAACTTCATATGAATAATGATGTAGAAAATATTTACTCAAATTTATATGAAAAGTAGAATGTCCTATCGCATTTTCAATTAATTTATTATTATATATAAATATTGAAAATGAGGAAAGTCCGGACACCGTAGAGCAACACAATGGGTAACACCCATCCATCGTGAGATGAGGAATAGTGCAACAGAAAGAAAGTACAGATTAATTTATTAAATGCTGTAGTGAAATCATGTAAACTCTGTGTGGTGAAATGCCATGTATACCGGAAAACTAGCTCGGTTGAAACTGGGGGGTAGGCAGATTGAGATCATGGGTAACCTAGATCCTAGACAAATGATAGGTTAAAAACAGAATCCGGCTTATAATTCTACTTTTTTTGGAGAGATGGCCGAGAGGATTAAGGCGCACGTCTGGAAAGCGTGTTCACAAAAAGTGTCAAGGGTTCGAATCCCTTTCTCTCCGCTTTCATTTCTATTCTATAAATTTTCTATATCTTTCAGTTTTTTCTCAATCAAGCTGGTTCTAACGCCTAATAATCGATCTATATCTTTGGAAGCCCCTTGTAATTTATTTTGAGCTTGGTGTAATAATAATCCAAATTTTGAAAATTCCTGTTTCACCGTTTCTAAAATTTTCCATACTTCGGAACTTCTTTTTTGAATAGCTAAAGTTCGGAATCCAATTTGTAAACTATTTAATACAGCAGCCAATGTAGACGGTCCTGTTATCACCGTTTTATATTTTCTTAATAATTCTTCTAATAAACTAGAATTTCTTGCAATTTCAGCGTATATTCCCTCAAATGGTAAAAAAAGAATAGCAAAATCAGTAGTGTTTGGAGGATCTATATACTTATCTTTAATATCTTTTGACATTTTTTTAAGTACAGATTCCATATTTTTTATAGCTGCTTCTATATTCTTTTTTTCTCCATTATGATAAGCTTCTTGTACTTTTTGATAAGTTTCTTTTGGAAATTTAACATCAATTGGTAACCATATGATATTTCCGTCTCCAAACCCTGGTAGTTTTATCGCAAATTCTACGACAAAATTTGTGCTAGATTTGGTCACAACATTAGAAGCATATTGTTCTGGAGATAAAATCTGTTGTAAAAGCATTGAAAGCTGCATTTCGCTAAAACTTCCACATATTTTGACATGATTTAAAGTTCTTTTTAAAGAACTCACATCTTTCGCCAAGATCTTCATTTCTCCTAAACCTTCTTGTAAAAATAATAATTGATTTCCAATTATTTCAAATGATTTTCCCAAATGAATATTTAAAGAATTTTGAAGCTTATCATCAACATTTTCTCTTATTTCCTCAAGTTTTTTTTCAATAATTTTAATAAATTTTTCTTGTGATGTATAAATATAATCTAATTTTTTATCTTGATTTTCAATATAAAATTGAACTTTTTTATCAATAACATCCTGAAATATTTTTACAGTTTGTATCAAACCGTCTTTAACTTCAATTAAATAATCACCAATTTCAGTTTTACTATATTTAGATAATTTTTGAATTTCATTCTGCTGATCTTTAAATTCTTTCCTAAAAAAGAATTCCAATTTTCTAAAAAAATATATGCATATGAATAAAATAAAAAAATAAAAAAGTAAAACTGAATAATACATTCAAATCAAAAAAATGAAATCATTTTATGTTATGAGGAAAAAATAGCGGGAATAGGACTCGAACCTATGACCTTCGGGTTATGAGCCCGACGAGCTACCAACTGCTCCATCCCGCGGATATTATATTAATATAATGTTTTTCATTTACAAAATCAAATATAAAAATTTATTTATCCATTCATAGATATTAAGAACTCCTCATTGTTTTGAGTTCTAGCTATTCTAGATCTTAAAAATTCCATAGCTTCTACTGGATTCATATCTGAAAGGTGTTTTCGCAAAATCCACATTCTTTGCAAAGTATTCGTATCAAGTAAAAGATCATCTTTCCTTGTGCTAGAAGAAACGAGATCAATAGCTGGATAAATTCGTTTATTAGCTATTTTCCTATCTAATTGAAGTTCTTTATTTCCTGTTCCTTTAAATTCTTCAAAAATTACTTCATCCATTTTTGATCCTGTATCAATCATAGCTGTAGCAATTATAGATAAAGAACCTCCATTTTCTATATTTCTAGCAGCTCCAAAAAATCTTTTGGGTCTGTGTAATGCATTTGCATCCACCCCTCCAGATAATACCTTTCCAGAAGCTGGAGCGACTGTGTTATACGCACGTGCCAAACGTGTAATAGAATCTAGTAATATAACTACATCATGAGAACACTCTACCATTCTTTTTGCTTTTTGCAAAACAATGTTAGCCACTTTAACATGTCTATCTGCTGGTTCATCAAAAGTAGATGCAATGACTTCTCCTTTTACATTTCTTTGCATATCTGTTACTTCTTCTGGACGTTCATCAATTAATAATATAATTAAATATACTTCAGGATGATTAGCTGCAATAGCATTAGCTATTTCTTTTAATAAAGTTGTTTTTCCTGTTTTAGGAGGAGCAACAATCATTCCTCTTTGTCCTTTTCCTATAGGAGTAAAAAGATCTACAATTCTTGTAGAAAGAGTCGCATTTTTTTCAGCTAATTTAAATTTTTCATTTGGAAATAGTGGAGTTAAATGCTCAAAAGAATCTCTGTCCCTGACAAAAGATGGAGATCTACCATTAATCTCAATAATTTTAATGAGTGGAAAATATTTTTCGCCATCTTTAGGTGGACGAACTTCTCCCCTTATTGTATCACCTGTTTTCATTCCAAAAAGTCTGATTTGAGATTGAGATACATAAATATCATCAGGAGATGATAAATAATTAAAATCAGAAGATCTCAAAAATCCGTAATTTTCTGGCATAATTTCCAATACCCCTTCACTTATTATTATTCCCTCAAATTCGTATTCAGGAGTACGGTATTTATTAGTAGAAATTTTTTGTGATCCGACTTCTATTCCAGGATATGATGATATATTTTGAGTTTCAAATCTATCATTTCTATCATTTTTTTTCCAATTAGAAAAATTTTGATGTTTTTTTTGAAATTTTGTGGATGTTTCTGTTCTAGAACTAGAAATTTTTAAATGTTCTTGAGAAATCAATTTTTTTTTACCATTTATACTTTTATTTTCTGAAAATAAATTTTTAGATTCAGTATTTTTTCGCATTTTAAATCCTTTTTTTAAAGAATTTTCCCTTTTTGAAGGGATAGAAGTGTTTTTATTATTAATATTAATAATGGAAATAATTTTTTCTAGGAGCTCGTTTTTTCGTAATTGTGTACATTTTTTTAATCCTGATGAACGAGCAATTTCCTGTAATTCAAAAAGTTTCTTACTTTTTAATTCAGTAATATCAAACATAAAGTGATTGGGTTTTATATATGTATATGCTTGGTAAGTAATATACTTTTGGTGTAATTAATGTAATAACTTATGAAAAATAACTTAGAAACGATAAATACAATAAATACAATTATACAAAAATTAATTTGAACTTAAATAAATTATAAAAATAATTTAATCTTTACATTATTATGTTATATAGAATACAAACATTATACTTACTTATTTCTATTTTTATTTATTCTGTTTTCATATATTTTTTATCTGATTTTTTATATTTCAATTTGTATTTGAAAAAAATAGTTTTCATTTTTATGATTCCATGTTTATTTTTATCTATTTTAAGTTTTTCCCTTTTTAAGAAAAAAAAAATTCAAATATTTTTGAATAAAATTAATATACTTGCTAATACTATTCATGTCCTATTCCTTATTTTTTCATGTTTTCAATTAAAATTGATTTCTACAATTATGTTTATTCTATTATTTTTTAGTATATATTTTTTATATATGGCTAATAAAGCTATAAGAAAAGATATAGAATTGATAGACTCTATAAATAGAATACGATAAATAAATATTCTTAATTTCAAGAATCTTTATAAAGATAATATTTAAAAAATGAAAAAAATTTCATTAATTCAAAAGTTAGAAGTTTACAAAAAAGAATTTCATGAAATTTCAAAATCAATAATACAACCTGATATTATATCGGATTATAAACAATACAAAACATTATTAAAAAAATATTCCAAATTAGAAAAAATAGTTTCTATTTATGAAGAATACAAAAAAAAATTAGTTCTACTTGAAGAAATTAATTTTGTTTTAGAAAATGATTCAGATACGGAAATAAAAGAGTTTGCTTTAACAGAAAAAAACAAAATTTTGGAAAATTTATCTTCTCTTGAAAGAGAATCTTCTAATTTCTTATCTTCAAAAAAAGAGAATACAACAGAAGATCATAGAAACGCTATTTTAGAACTACGTTCTGGAACAGGAGGAGATGAAGCATGTCTTTTTGTTGAAGATATATTAAGAATGTATACAATGTATTTTAAAAAATCAGGTTGGAAATATAAAATAATACATGCTCAAAAAGGAGGAATTAAAGGATATAAAGAGATTATTTTAGATATCAATGGAGAAGATGGAGTTTATGGTAATTTAAGATTAGAATCTGGAGTTCATAGAGTTCAAAGGATTCCCAAAACAGAATCTCAAGGAAGAGTGCATACATCCGCTATAACCGTTGCGGTTCTTCCTAAAGTAAAAGATATAGAAGTTAATATTAATTTATCTGATATAAAAAAAGATACTTTTAGATCTAGTGGTTCTGGAGGGCAACATGTAAACAAAACTGAATCAGCTGTACGATTAACACATATTCCAAGTAAAATAACAGTAGAATGTCAACAAGAGCGTTCTCAACATAAAAATTTTGAGAAAGCTATAAGTGTATTACGATCACGTATTTATCAGAATGAAAAAGAAAAAAGATTAAAAAAAATATCTATGAAAAGAAAATCTTTGATTTCTACGGGGGATCGTTCTGTAAAAATTAGGACTTATAATTATCCTAGAAATAGAGTTACGGATCATAGAATTCATAAATCTATTTATGATCTTACAGGATTTATGAATGGAAACATTCAAGAAATGATAAACTTCTTAAAGTTATTTGAAAAAAAATAATGTTTTATACTTTGTTATCGAACAAAAAATCTAAATCTAGATTATCTACAAAACTTGTATTATAATTCCCACTTAAAAATTCGTTATTTTGCATAATTTTTCTGTGAAAAGGAAGAGTAGTATGGATCCCTTCTATAACAAATTCATCTAAAGAACGACGCATTTTTTCAATAGTTTCTTTTCTACTTTTTGCCGTAGTAATAATTTTAGCAATCATAGAATCATAGTAATGTGTAATATTATATCCTGCATAAATATGTGTATCAATCCGTACCCCTTTTCCTCCAGGTAAATGCATTTGAGTTATTTTTCCAGGAACTGGACGGAAATTTTTGTACGGTTCTTCTGCATTTATTCTGCATTCTATTGAATACATTTTGGGATAATAATTTTTTTTTATAGAAAGTTTTTTTCCATAAGCTAAAAATATTTGTTCTCGGATTAAATCTAAACCTGTTATTTCTTCAGTTATAGTATGTTCTACTTGTATCCTTGGATTCATTTCCATGAAATAAAAATTCTTTTTTTGATCTACCAAAAATTCTATAGTTCCTACTCCTTCATAATGAATATACTCAGCCGCTTTTACGGCTTTTTCTCCCATTTTTTTTCTAAGAGATGAAGTTAAAAATGGGGAAGGTGCTTCTTCCACTAATTTTTGATTTCTTCTTTGAATAGAACAATCTCTTTCTGAAAGATGACATACTTCTCCATACTTATCTCCTACAATTTGGATTTCTATGTGTCTTGGATTCAAAATGAATTTTTCTATATACATATCTTTTTTTCCAAAACAAGACAAAGCCTCTTTTTTAGCTTCTTCCCAAGAATTTTTTAAATGATTTTTATCTAAAACAGATCGTATTCCTTTTCCTCCACCTCCAGCGACAGCTTTTATAACAATTGGATACCCTATTTTATCTGCAATTTTCTCTATATCCTTATAAGATGATTCTACAAAACAGTCAGATCCAGGTAAACAAGAAATTCCAATTTTTTTCATGGTTTTCTTAGCTAAAATTTTATTTCCCATCTGAATCATATGATTAGGTTTAGCCCCTATAAACTTTATCCCATGTTTATGGCACATTGAAGAAAAATATGCATTTTCAGATAAAAATCCATATCCAGGATGAATAGCATCTGCGTTGGTAATTTCTGCAGCTGAAATCAAATTTGGAATGTTTAAATAAGATTGATATGGAGGAGGTGGTCCAATACATACAGCTTCATCCGAAAAATAAACATGAAGACTATGTTTATCTGCTGTGGAATAAACAGCTACAGTTTTAATTCCCATTTCTTTGGATGTTCGTATAATTCGTAAAGCAATTTCTCCACGATTAGCTATTAATATTTTTTTAAACATAAAATTTAATAATTAGGATCTAAAAGAAATAAAGGTTGGTCATAATCAACAGGGGAAGCATCTTCCACTAAAACTTTAATCAATTTTCCATTTACTTCAGATTCAATATCATTAAATAATTTCATTGCTTCTATAACACAAACTTTTGTTCCTATTTTTATTTTATCTCCTATCTTTACAAAAGGTTCTTGATCTGGATTCGGTTTTCTATAAAATGTTCCAATCATAGGAGATTTTATAGTAAAATATTTATTTATATTTTCTTTTTCTTTTTTAGAAAATTTATCGTAATAATCAGAAATAGAAGAAGATATTTTAGGATTCCACGAATATTTTTCATTTTTTCTCAATGTTCTATTTTTCATATAAATTTCAGTGTTTCCTATTTTAATCTTTATCTCATCTATATTTGAATCCGAAATAAACTTAATCAGGTATTTTATTTTTTTTAAATCCATATTTTATAAGGATTCTTTTTTAGTTTCATTATTATTATATAGAATTTTTCCTTTGTAATAAAGGATGTTTTCATGCCAATACGCATGATGGTATAAATGTTTTTTATTTGTTAAAATACATTTTGCTAATAAAGGTTCTTTTACTTTAAAATGACTTCTTCTTTTATTTCTTCTAGATTTAGACTGTCTTCTTTTAGGATGGGCCATAAATAACTTATTTAATAAATCACTAATTTAGAAATAAAATTAAATGTGTTAAGTAATTTTTTTTATATATTAATAAACAGAGTCATATATTATATTATTATTATTTATGTTTTATGAGTCAATCACAATTAACTAAACGTAGTGAAAATTACTCAAAATGGTATAATGAAATAGTTATTAAATCCGGTTTAGCAGAATTTTCTGGAATTCGTGGTTTTATGATAATTAAACCGTATGGATATACTTTATGGGATAGAATGAAAACAATATTAGATAATATGTTGAAATTTACGGGTCATCAAAATGTTTATTTTCCTTTACTTATTCCAAAATCTGCTTTTTCAAAAGAAAAAGAACATACTGAGATTTTTTCTGAGGGATGTGCTGTTGTTACACATTCTAGATTGAAAAAAAATCCAGATCAAGAAGAGCTTATTGTTGATCCTGAATCTAAGTTACAAGAAGAACTAGTAATTAGACCAACCTCAGAAAGTATAATATGGAAAACTTATAAACGTTGGATTCAATCTTATAGAGATTTACCTATTTTATTTAATCAGTGGGGGAATGCACTAAGATGGGAAATGCGAACTCGTTTATTTCTTAGAACTACGGAGTTTCTATGGCAAGAAGGACATACTGCACATTCTACCGAAAAAGAAGCGATAGAAGAAGCTATAAAAATATTAAATATTTACACAGATTTTTCAGAAAAATTTATGGCTATTCCTGTATTACAAGGAATAAAACCATATATGGATAAATTTTATGGTTCAGAAAAAACATATTGTATTGAAGC contains:
- a CDS encoding CDP-alcohol phosphatidyltransferase family protein, giving the protein MITIKIIPNILTLSNLFCGCISIIFLRSKNFDYSAIATLFSIIFDFLDGFFSRLTKNENPFGKELDSLADMVSFGIVPSIIVFSLLEKKSPIPFIEYLAFLISIISACRLARFNITPHKNYIKGLTTPINALFFSSLSIIITDHHVFFFKKKMIYIITMLFIIFLSCYFLLSKIPMFSFNFEDFSWKKNKMRYFFLLISIFLLLTLHVVALPCIIIFYIIISICFHRLKKNSY
- a CDS encoding 3'-5' exonuclease — encoded protein: MKLKLYRPICFFDIEATGINIGRDRIIEISILKIFPDGDQEAKTWLICPGIPIPPQSTAIHGIKDEDVKGKLKFKDVAFSIFRMIENTDLAGYNSNRFDIPILAEEMLRAGMTFDIKKHKTIDIQVIFHKMEPRTLSAAYKYYCNKELIKAHSSKADTFATYEILLAQLEKYDNLKKDVKSLNQFSHQKNIADLAGFIKIDEEGNEIFNFGKYKGEKVFEIFEKDPNYYGWIQNSDFPLYTKKIFTGIKLKKFNK
- the htpG gene encoding molecular chaperone HtpG, with amino-acid sequence MNKNKISVTSDNIFPIIKKFLYSDQEVFLRELVSNAVDAVIKLKTIIKLENLYDIVDDFKVKVFIDKKNNTLHIRDNGVGMTKEEINKYINQIAFSGAEEFIKKYKNLTDYSNIIGHFGLGFYSSFMVANKVVILTQSYKKDESSIFWSCEGTPNFIMNEIEKKDRGTEIVLFLNEENKEFLEHDRILKLLQKYCKFMPITISLSDKDDKEIVINNIDPAWKKNPLQLNDKNYLDFYHELYPNQLEDPLFWVHLNIDHPFHLTGILYFPKIEKRIDIQKDKIHLYQNQVYITDNLEGIVPDFLSLLRGVIDSKDIPLNVSRSHLQSDISVKNISKYITRKVADKLDSMFIKNRDNFQKKWKDIKIIVEYGMISAQNFFDKAIKFFVFYTIDNNFFTLKEFKEKIKETQKNKEGKIVFLYSSDKDKQYSYIKEAKDRSYQVLIFDSPLSVHLIQKLEFSYQDICFVRVDSDHIDKLINYKKEDKLYSELSEKEKQDLKNLLDQHLLIKNFKFSIQLENLSIKDNPFLIIIPEFLRRIKEMNSSIGKDIKNKEKYYQLIVNTNHVLMKKILEETSKEKREKIIQEALNLTLLSKNLLDGKNLTDFISKKLKDLVQE
- the ftsY gene encoding signal recognition particle-docking protein FtsY, with the translated sequence MFFLKKKRSKVFNHELKKTRESFFYKIKNLFLKKSEIDINIIDHIEEILLSADIGTQTTIKIIKNLEERIQKEKYINSQDIYNVLKEEIKALFINIENTCLDLETKIYKISQKPYVILIVGVNGVGKTTTIGKLAFFLKKKGFHVVIGAADTFRAAAIDQLEIWSKKAGVPLIKQHMHADPASVAYDTLQSAKFKKKDVVLIDTAGRLQNRKHLMEELSKISRVMKKIIPESPHEIILILDATTGQNAFEQVKQFTSFVKISSIILTKIEGTAKGGVVIGIMDQFKIPIQYLGIGEHIQDLKEFNGKKFVDCFF
- a CDS encoding DUF4295 family protein; the encoded protein is MSKKETNNQKKKTSKKMTLAIKIVKSKKSGCYTFENKIISDEEIKIFFNKK
- the rpmG gene encoding 50S ribosomal protein L33, which translates into the protein MGKKGNRIQVILECVEQRKIGKSGSSRYITTKNKKNTPNRIELKKYNSILRKYTVHKEIK
- the rpmB gene encoding 50S ribosomal protein L28; this translates as MSKVCELTGKKAMIGNRVSHANNKNKRRFNINLCKKRFFLIKEKKWITLKICTSIIKLINKIGIEKVLKRFKYKY
- a CDS encoding YebC/PmpR family DNA-binding transcriptional regulator, coding for MSGHSKWSNIQHRKLNQDFKKSKKFSKILKEIYIVVKESGTNNSRFRNVILNAKSVNIPKSTIEKAIKKALQIKKNDYKNLNLEGLIYGISIIIECITNNNIRTISDIRTLFNKNGGRLCNNGELIHFFHRKGVFYIKKKDIHYSMEDFELMTIDFGAQDFTIDHNMIYLYTDFEYFGSMKNNLEKLEILYKYKVLRIPKQIKYVSEEKRNKVLDLMKKLHMNNDVENIYSNLYEK